One stretch of Cryptosporangium aurantiacum DNA includes these proteins:
- the hemQ gene encoding hydrogen peroxide-dependent heme synthase, with the protein MAEQAAGNNPNAQRIRELNDSIRYTMWSVFRAENRLPADRASISTEVEELFEQLAQKDVVVRGVYDVSGLRADADLMVWWHASSSDALQEAYGRLRRTELGAHLQPVWSQLALHRPAEFNRSHIPAFLADEQARAYVCVYPFVRSYEWYLLPDEERRAMLAEHGKMARGYADVRANTVASFALGDYEWMLAFEADELHRMVDLMRDLRASTARRHVREETPFYTGRRKPVAEIVASLP; encoded by the coding sequence ATGGCTGAGCAGGCTGCCGGGAACAACCCGAACGCCCAGCGGATCCGGGAGCTCAACGACTCGATCCGGTACACGATGTGGTCGGTGTTCCGGGCCGAGAACCGCCTGCCCGCCGACCGTGCGTCGATCTCGACCGAGGTCGAGGAGCTGTTCGAGCAGCTGGCCCAGAAGGACGTCGTCGTGCGTGGCGTCTACGACGTGTCCGGCCTCCGGGCCGACGCCGACCTGATGGTCTGGTGGCACGCGTCGTCCTCGGACGCGCTGCAGGAGGCGTACGGGCGGCTGCGGCGCACCGAGCTCGGCGCCCATCTCCAGCCGGTCTGGTCGCAGCTGGCGCTGCACCGCCCCGCGGAGTTCAACCGGAGTCACATCCCGGCGTTCCTGGCCGACGAGCAGGCGCGTGCGTACGTGTGCGTATACCCGTTCGTCCGGTCGTACGAGTGGTACCTGCTCCCGGACGAGGAGCGCCGCGCGATGCTCGCCGAGCACGGCAAGATGGCGCGCGGCTACGCCGACGTCCGGGCGAACACCGTCGCGTCGTTCGCGCTGGGCGACTACGAGTGGATGCTGGCGTTCGAGGCCGACGAGCTGCACCGGATGGTCGACCTGATGCGTGACCTGCGGGCTTCGACCGCGCGCCGGCACGTCCGCGAGGAGACGCCGTTCTACACCGGTCGTCGCAAGCCGGTCGCCGAGATCGTCGCGTCGCTGCCGTGA
- the hemG gene encoding protoporphyrinogen oxidase, with protein sequence MLFEDRVTRPLHVVVVGGGIAGLAAALRIRDTAPDGTAVTVIEQSGSVGGKLRTGRVAGVPVEDGAESFLLRVPEARALAERVGLAHDLVSPTAAGATVWVDGMLRALPAGTLLGVPADLEATAASGVLSDDGLALVRAESCRPGVPLGDSDVAVGALIADRLGSEVLDRLVEPLLGGVYAGQASRLSLRATMPALAAGLADQPSLVKAARAARGNPRPETPPTPMFATVRGGLSRLVTTVAHESKAAIRTGLPVRALQRTPDGWQLTVGSAGLGGSTTVRADAVVLAVPAAPASRLLADVDATAAGTVGVLEYASVGLVSLVLPGRLPLPPGTGALVPASSGRLVKAVTYVSQKWGHVVEARGLDGYVGDPVTVVRASVGRHGEETALQRDDESLVATVLEELGTLVPLPGGWPAPLGVKVNRWGGALPQYAPGHLDRVAAVRAALATEPTLALAGAAYDGVGIPACIRSGQAAADQILSALATRVPA encoded by the coding sequence GTGCTGTTCGAGGACCGCGTCACCCGTCCGCTGCACGTCGTCGTGGTCGGCGGTGGTATCGCCGGCCTCGCCGCCGCGCTCCGCATTCGTGACACCGCGCCGGACGGGACCGCGGTCACCGTGATCGAGCAGTCGGGCAGCGTCGGCGGGAAGCTCCGAACCGGCCGGGTGGCCGGAGTGCCGGTCGAGGACGGCGCCGAGTCGTTCCTGCTGCGGGTCCCGGAGGCCCGCGCGCTGGCCGAGCGGGTCGGGCTCGCGCACGATCTGGTCAGCCCCACGGCCGCCGGAGCGACGGTCTGGGTGGACGGCATGCTCCGCGCGCTACCGGCGGGCACGCTGCTCGGCGTCCCGGCCGACCTGGAGGCCACCGCCGCGTCCGGTGTGCTCAGCGACGACGGGCTGGCGCTGGTCCGCGCGGAGTCCTGCCGGCCCGGCGTCCCGCTCGGGGACAGCGACGTCGCGGTCGGCGCTCTGATCGCCGACCGGCTCGGTTCCGAGGTCCTGGATCGGCTGGTCGAGCCGCTGCTCGGCGGCGTGTACGCCGGGCAGGCCAGCCGGTTGTCGCTGCGAGCGACGATGCCGGCGCTGGCCGCGGGCCTGGCCGACCAGCCGTCGCTGGTGAAGGCCGCCCGCGCCGCCCGGGGCAACCCGCGCCCGGAGACGCCCCCGACGCCGATGTTCGCGACCGTGCGCGGTGGGCTGTCCCGGCTGGTCACCACCGTCGCGCACGAGTCGAAGGCCGCGATCCGGACCGGGTTGCCGGTGCGGGCGTTGCAGCGCACCCCGGACGGCTGGCAGCTCACGGTTGGGTCCGCGGGGCTCGGCGGCAGCACGACCGTCCGCGCCGATGCGGTGGTGTTGGCGGTGCCGGCCGCTCCGGCGTCCCGATTGCTGGCAGACGTGGACGCGACCGCGGCGGGCACCGTCGGCGTACTGGAGTACGCGAGCGTCGGGTTGGTCTCGCTGGTCCTGCCGGGCCGGCTGCCGCTGCCGCCGGGCACCGGCGCACTGGTCCCCGCCAGCTCCGGACGCCTGGTCAAAGCCGTCACCTACGTCTCGCAGAAGTGGGGACACGTAGTTGAGGCACGCGGTCTCGACGGGTACGTCGGCGACCCGGTCACCGTCGTGCGGGCCTCGGTCGGCAGGCACGGCGAGGAGACGGCGCTCCAGCGGGACGACGAGTCGCTGGTCGCCACCGTCCTGGAGGAACTCGGCACGCTGGTGCCGCTACCCGGCGGCTGGCCGGCGCCGCTCGGCGTCAAGGTGAACAGGTGGGGCGGCGCGCTGCCGCAGTACGCACCCGGTCACCTCGACCGGGTGGCCGCCGTGCGCGCGGCGCTGGCCACCGAACCGACCCTGGCGCTGGCCGGGGCCGCCTACGACGGCGTCGGCATTCCGGCCTGTATCCGGTCCGGCCAGGCCGCTGCCGACCAGATACTGTCGGCGCTCGCCACCCGAGTGCCGGCATGA
- a CDS encoding DUF4349 domain-containing protein has protein sequence MDARLIRPRRRASGPPLLVAVLLTAALVLAGCSGDDSGSDSSAPEAASAGGAPANPDVNSGKTTTEDQAGRPGTVTTLGTRNRALVYIGSLSVTAKNVPDAATRAIDATEAAGGYVSADERRVTGEDDDVTITLTLRVPSGKFTATVDALSALGTERSRQLGTEDLQSSAIDLESRITAQRASVARVRSLLSRANSITELASIERELTSRESELAALEASRRTNTDRVNLSTITLTLTEPSAEPKVEKKERGLIVGLRNGWDAFVSTITVLLTVLGWLAPFLVTIALIAIPIWWGVRRSRRHLTPPASPSSPAPPTGPNGPSTPNGPGGSNGPGGSGGPHGPNGPGGPNGPSAPAGPSGPSAPAQPVGPRA, from the coding sequence ATGGACGCCCGCCTGATCCGCCCCCGACGCCGAGCGTCCGGACCACCGTTGCTGGTCGCGGTCCTGCTGACCGCCGCGCTGGTACTCGCCGGATGCAGCGGTGACGACAGCGGGTCCGACTCCAGTGCGCCGGAAGCGGCGTCGGCCGGCGGCGCCCCGGCGAACCCCGATGTGAACTCCGGCAAGACCACCACCGAGGACCAGGCGGGCCGCCCCGGCACCGTGACGACGCTGGGCACGCGCAACCGGGCGCTGGTGTACATCGGGAGCCTGTCGGTCACCGCGAAGAACGTCCCGGACGCCGCGACGCGCGCCATCGATGCCACCGAGGCCGCTGGCGGTTACGTCTCCGCCGACGAACGACGGGTCACCGGCGAGGACGACGACGTCACGATCACGCTGACGCTGCGGGTGCCGTCCGGGAAGTTCACCGCGACCGTGGACGCGCTGTCCGCGCTCGGCACCGAGCGGTCGCGGCAGCTCGGCACCGAGGACCTGCAGTCCTCGGCGATCGACTTGGAGTCCCGCATCACCGCCCAGCGCGCCAGCGTCGCGCGGGTGCGGTCGCTGCTCTCGCGCGCGAACTCGATCACCGAGCTCGCGTCGATCGAGCGCGAACTGACCTCCCGGGAGAGCGAGCTGGCGGCCCTCGAAGCGAGCCGCCGCACGAACACCGACCGGGTCAACCTCTCGACGATCACGCTGACGCTCACCGAGCCGTCGGCGGAACCGAAGGTCGAGAAGAAGGAGCGTGGCCTGATCGTCGGGCTGCGGAACGGCTGGGACGCGTTCGTCTCGACGATCACCGTGCTGCTGACCGTGCTCGGCTGGCTCGCGCCGTTCCTGGTGACGATCGCGCTGATCGCCATCCCGATCTGGTGGGGCGTCCGCCGGTCCCGGCGGCACCTGACCCCGCCTGCCTCGCCGTCCTCCCCGGCGCCGCCGACGGGCCCGAACGGGCCGTCCACGCCGAACGGCCCCGGCGGCTCGAACGGCCCGGGCGGCTCCGGCGGACCTCACGGACCGAACGGGCCGGGCGGGCCGAACGGGCCGTCCGCGCCTGCGGGGCCGAGCGGGCCGTCGGCGCCCGCCCAGCCGGTCGGTCCACGGGCCTGA
- the hemE gene encoding uroporphyrinogen decarboxylase — protein MTDTAAPRGAAPQPAADAAPQAVAEQVTGRAPVPAELADGPFLRACRRESVSHTPVWFMRQAGRSLPEYRKVREGIGMLDSCRRADLVTEITLQPIRRHGVDAAIFFSDIVVPLIAVGVGLDIVAGVGPVVDEPFRTEADLERLRPLEPDDVPYVTEAVGALVGELGPIPLIGFAGAPFTLASYLVEGGPSRTHARTKALMYGNPGLWNALCGRLAGISSAFLQVQVAAGASAVQLFDSWAGALSEADYRRYVQPHSARVLADLAPTGVPKIHFGVGTAELLGAMGEAGADVVGVDWRTPLAAASARIGRDRAVQGNLDPAVLLSEPSVVAEHVERVLADGASAPGHIFNLGHGVLPETDPDVLTRVVELVHERSARPA, from the coding sequence ATGACCGACACCGCAGCACCCCGCGGCGCCGCGCCGCAGCCCGCAGCCGACGCCGCTCCGCAAGCCGTCGCGGAGCAGGTCACCGGGCGTGCGCCGGTACCGGCGGAGCTGGCGGACGGCCCGTTCCTGCGCGCCTGCCGCCGGGAATCGGTGTCGCACACGCCGGTCTGGTTCATGCGCCAAGCCGGCCGGTCGCTGCCGGAGTACCGGAAGGTCCGGGAGGGCATCGGCATGCTCGATTCGTGCCGTCGCGCCGACCTTGTGACCGAGATCACCCTGCAGCCGATCCGTCGGCACGGGGTGGACGCGGCGATCTTCTTCTCCGACATCGTCGTCCCGCTGATCGCCGTCGGCGTCGGGCTCGACATCGTCGCGGGCGTCGGCCCGGTGGTCGACGAGCCGTTCCGGACGGAGGCCGACCTCGAGCGGCTGCGGCCGCTGGAGCCCGACGACGTTCCGTACGTCACCGAGGCGGTCGGTGCGCTCGTCGGTGAGCTCGGCCCGATCCCGCTGATCGGCTTCGCCGGTGCACCGTTCACGCTCGCCAGCTACCTGGTCGAGGGCGGCCCGTCGCGGACGCATGCCCGCACGAAGGCGCTGATGTACGGCAACCCCGGGCTGTGGAACGCGCTCTGCGGCAGGCTGGCCGGGATATCGTCGGCGTTCTTGCAGGTGCAGGTGGCGGCCGGGGCGTCGGCCGTGCAGTTGTTCGACTCCTGGGCGGGTGCGCTGTCGGAGGCCGACTACCGGAGGTACGTCCAGCCGCACTCGGCGCGCGTCCTCGCGGACCTGGCCCCGACCGGCGTGCCGAAGATCCACTTCGGGGTCGGAACCGCGGAGTTGCTCGGTGCGATGGGCGAGGCCGGCGCCGACGTGGTCGGCGTCGACTGGCGGACGCCGCTGGCTGCGGCGTCCGCCCGGATTGGCCGCGACCGTGCGGTGCAGGGCAACCTCGACCCGGCCGTCCTGCTGTCCGAGCCGTCGGTGGTCGCGGAGCACGTCGAGAGGGTGCTCGCCGACGGCGCGTCGGCGCCGGGGCACATCTTCAACCTGGGGCACGGCGTGCTGCCGGAGACCGACCCGGACGTCCTGACCCGCGTCGTCGAGCTCGTACACGAGCGCTCCGCCCGCCCAGCCTGA
- a CDS encoding DUF3000 domain-containing protein, producing MAPTGAEPDPFARAVATLRAVRTRPEILLEEVPAPQRLAPRSHALSGTVLRGDEEVATGRLIVLHDPSGQEAWDGHWRVVSYVTAELEAEMGTDPMLAAVGWSWLLDALDLAGARYAAIGGTVTQVSSTRFGDLAGPPTSSDVEVRASWTPMLGSSVDLSPHLDAWCGLLASTAGLPPPGVTVLAAHNSA from the coding sequence ATGGCCCCCACCGGCGCCGAGCCCGACCCGTTCGCGCGCGCCGTGGCGACGTTGCGCGCGGTGCGGACGCGCCCGGAGATCTTGCTCGAGGAGGTCCCGGCTCCTCAGCGGCTCGCCCCTCGCAGTCACGCGCTGTCCGGCACCGTCCTCCGCGGCGACGAGGAGGTAGCGACGGGACGGTTGATCGTGCTGCACGACCCGTCCGGCCAGGAGGCGTGGGACGGGCACTGGCGCGTCGTCTCGTACGTGACCGCCGAACTCGAGGCCGAGATGGGCACCGACCCGATGCTCGCCGCCGTCGGCTGGAGCTGGCTCCTGGACGCGCTCGACCTCGCCGGCGCCCGCTACGCCGCGATCGGCGGCACGGTCACCCAGGTCAGCTCGACCCGCTTCGGCGACCTCGCCGGTCCTCCGACCAGCTCCGACGTCGAGGTCAGGGCGTCCTGGACGCCGATGCTCGGCAGTTCGGTGGACCTCTCACCGCACTTGGACGCGTGGTGCGGCCTGCTGGCGTCCACCGCGGGCCTACCGCCCCCCGGCGTCACCGTCCTGGCCGCGCACAACTCGGCCTGA
- a CDS encoding RNA polymerase sigma factor codes for MTRSLRQRVRDGDGDAFAELFEQSAGRVYNYAFRLLGDWAGAEDVVSLTFLEAWRGRHKVNADGGPLVPWLLGIATNVSRNTTRTRRRHAAAMERLPEPRAVPDIAEEVVGRADNLDRQGGSPYIVLADGQALGRDPDGRPVRYVVDVDRLPPAFGPLVTTAEDAVLVLEIRPMSGPSSWAVIAYVEAGPARLVTWIEKAAPPSVSVHDRLVTVRLESGVQNYRWDRNRFVRAG; via the coding sequence ATGACGAGATCGTTGCGACAACGCGTCCGCGACGGCGACGGCGACGCGTTCGCGGAGCTGTTCGAGCAATCCGCGGGCCGCGTGTACAACTACGCGTTCCGGCTGCTCGGCGACTGGGCAGGGGCCGAGGACGTCGTGTCGCTGACGTTCCTCGAAGCCTGGCGTGGGCGACACAAGGTCAACGCCGACGGCGGACCGCTCGTGCCCTGGCTGCTCGGAATCGCCACGAACGTATCCCGCAACACCACCCGGACCCGCCGACGCCACGCCGCGGCGATGGAGCGGCTGCCCGAGCCGCGCGCGGTCCCTGACATCGCCGAGGAGGTCGTCGGGCGCGCGGACAACCTCGATCGGCAGGGCGGCTCCCCGTACATCGTGCTCGCCGATGGCCAGGCGCTCGGACGGGACCCGGACGGGCGGCCGGTGCGCTACGTCGTCGACGTCGACCGTCTTCCGCCCGCGTTCGGTCCACTCGTCACCACGGCCGAGGACGCCGTCCTGGTGCTGGAGATCCGTCCGATGTCCGGCCCGTCGTCGTGGGCGGTGATCGCGTACGTCGAGGCGGGTCCCGCGCGGCTGGTGACGTGGATCGAGAAGGCCGCGCCTCCCTCGGTGAGCGTGCACGACCGTCTCGTCACGGTGCGGCTGGAGAGCGGCGTCCAGAACTACCGCTGGGACCGGAACCGGTTCGTGCGGGCCGGTTGA
- a CDS encoding S1C family serine protease, translating to MSDRGDENSAAPHAPGAPTGPLPGPRPPTSGWSQQSPNGAYGGTHVPPPSPSQTTGAFGAPSRTVSAPPYGSGYPTAGQPGSHSSTSAFGAPAPTGPLPHASTQPLGTQPPGAQPLGGSPLGTQPLGGSPLGTTPPGSRPPSRQLGPIGFWLAVFLLIVVVVQAVLLARYSGDLDEAKAAQTSAAASAAKDREDLGNLTKRVQSLEERTKGTLNSTAVAKQVLPSVFSVRAGQATGTAFAFGKDAEGGTLLITNYHVVDGLVSSGGRNATIQRESESYPVTVEDTDKGRDLAVLRTTAKFTPLKKATVEVAPGDPVIVVGAPLGLTDTVTTGVVSAVRDDVQGLSTRVIQFDAAINPGNSGGPVINADGEVVGIAQAKIVAEGADGLGLAIPIEEVCKGLIRC from the coding sequence ATGTCAGACCGCGGGGACGAGAACTCCGCCGCGCCCCACGCGCCCGGCGCGCCGACCGGTCCGTTACCGGGCCCGCGGCCGCCGACGAGTGGCTGGTCGCAGCAATCGCCGAACGGCGCCTACGGCGGTACCCACGTGCCCCCGCCGTCACCCAGCCAGACCACCGGAGCGTTCGGCGCGCCCTCGCGCACCGTCTCGGCGCCGCCGTACGGCAGCGGCTACCCGACGGCCGGTCAGCCCGGGTCACACTCGTCGACGTCCGCGTTCGGCGCTCCGGCGCCCACCGGCCCGCTGCCGCACGCTTCGACCCAGCCGCTCGGAACCCAGCCGCCCGGAGCCCAGCCGCTCGGCGGCTCGCCGCTCGGAACCCAGCCGCTGGGCGGCTCACCGCTGGGGACCACCCCGCCGGGTTCCCGCCCGCCGTCCCGGCAGCTCGGTCCGATCGGTTTCTGGCTCGCCGTCTTCCTGTTGATCGTCGTCGTGGTGCAGGCCGTGTTGCTGGCCCGCTACTCCGGTGATCTGGACGAGGCGAAGGCCGCGCAGACCTCGGCTGCGGCGTCCGCAGCCAAGGACCGTGAGGACCTCGGCAACCTGACGAAGCGCGTCCAGTCGCTCGAGGAGCGCACCAAGGGCACGCTGAACTCCACCGCGGTGGCCAAGCAGGTTCTGCCCTCGGTGTTCAGCGTCCGGGCCGGGCAGGCCACCGGCACCGCGTTCGCGTTCGGCAAGGACGCCGAGGGCGGCACGCTGCTGATCACGAACTACCACGTCGTCGACGGGCTGGTGTCCTCCGGCGGACGCAACGCGACGATCCAGCGGGAATCGGAGAGCTACCCGGTCACGGTCGAGGACACCGACAAGGGACGTGACCTGGCAGTCCTCCGCACGACCGCAAAGTTCACACCGCTCAAGAAGGCCACCGTCGAGGTCGCGCCCGGTGACCCGGTGATCGTCGTCGGTGCCCCGCTGGGCCTCACCGACACCGTGACCACCGGCGTGGTCAGCGCGGTCCGCGACGACGTCCAGGGCCTCTCCACCCGGGTGATCCAGTTCGACGCCGCGATCAACCCGGGCAACTCCGGTGGCCCGGTCATCAACGCCGACGGCGAGGTCGTCGGCATCGCCCAGGCCAAGATCGTTGCCGAGGGGGCCGACGGACTCGGCCTCGCGATCCCGATCGAAGAGGTCTGCAAGGGCCTCATCCGCTGCTGA
- a CDS encoding HRDC domain-containing protein: MGADDTEQPALPPTTGPVHEPPVDAPAPVPLLVPRDGTPEPVDTAEALAEAAARLAAAGGPVAVDAERASGYRYGQRAYLVQLRRGGSEAGGTVLIDPLPFDDLAVVDAAIVDTEWVLHAASQDLPCLAELGLRPRKLFDTELAGRLAGFERVGLGAMTERVLGRTLEKGHSAADWSTRPLPVEWLTYAALDVELLVELRDALAEELERQGKQGWAEEEFAALVASKPPAPRAEPWRRTSGIHRVRTARGLARVRALWEARDEIARRRDLAPGRVLPDSAIVAAAQADPPDERALLSLPVYSGRATRRLAGTWLDALSTSRALKQDELPTTATGGDGPPPAHRWADRDPAAAARLVKAKAMVTALAAEHNLPAENLISPDTVRRVCWAPPDPLDLDGIEQALRTHGAREWQIGLVGPGLLEAAR, from the coding sequence ATGGGTGCAGACGACACGGAGCAGCCGGCATTGCCGCCGACTACCGGGCCGGTCCACGAGCCACCTGTCGACGCTCCCGCGCCGGTTCCTCTGCTGGTGCCCCGCGACGGAACCCCGGAGCCGGTCGACACCGCCGAGGCCCTTGCCGAGGCAGCCGCACGGCTGGCCGCCGCGGGCGGGCCGGTCGCGGTGGACGCCGAGCGGGCGTCCGGGTACCGGTACGGCCAGCGTGCGTACCTGGTGCAGCTGCGGCGGGGTGGCTCGGAGGCCGGCGGCACGGTGCTGATCGACCCGCTGCCGTTCGACGACCTGGCGGTGGTCGACGCGGCGATCGTCGATACCGAGTGGGTCCTGCACGCGGCGAGCCAGGACCTGCCGTGCCTGGCCGAGCTGGGCCTGCGTCCCCGGAAGCTGTTCGACACCGAGCTGGCCGGGCGGCTGGCCGGGTTCGAGCGGGTCGGCCTGGGCGCGATGACCGAGCGGGTGCTCGGCCGGACGCTGGAGAAGGGGCACTCCGCGGCGGACTGGAGTACGCGTCCGCTGCCGGTGGAGTGGCTCACGTACGCGGCGCTCGACGTCGAGCTGCTGGTCGAGCTGCGGGACGCGCTCGCCGAGGAACTCGAGCGGCAGGGCAAGCAGGGCTGGGCCGAGGAGGAGTTCGCCGCGCTGGTGGCGAGTAAACCGCCGGCACCGCGGGCCGAGCCGTGGCGCCGGACGTCCGGAATTCACCGCGTGCGGACCGCCCGCGGGCTGGCCAGGGTCCGGGCGCTCTGGGAGGCGCGGGACGAGATCGCCCGCCGTCGGGACCTCGCGCCCGGACGGGTGCTGCCGGACTCCGCGATCGTCGCGGCGGCGCAGGCCGACCCGCCGGACGAGCGAGCGCTGCTCTCGCTGCCGGTGTACTCGGGACGGGCGACCCGGCGGCTCGCCGGTACCTGGCTCGATGCGCTGTCGACGTCACGCGCGCTGAAGCAGGACGAGTTGCCGACGACCGCGACCGGCGGCGACGGGCCACCGCCCGCACACCGCTGGGCCGACCGCGATCCGGCGGCCGCGGCCCGGCTGGTCAAGGCGAAGGCGATGGTCACCGCGTTGGCGGCCGAGCACAACCTGCCCGCGGAGAACCTGATCTCGCCGGACACCGTGCGGCGCGTCTGCTGGGCACCGCCGGACCCGCTGGACCTGGACGGTATCGAGCAGGCGCTACGCACCCACGGCGCCCGCGAGTGGCAGATCGGCCTAGTAGGCCCCGGCCTCTTGGAAGCGGCCCGCTGA